From the genome of Paludisphaera rhizosphaerae, one region includes:
- a CDS encoding glycosyltransferase produces MLRRLLFASVHGYVDPSSGAACATRDALELLASRGVECRVASTGILSYDRARPVEPLLEAAGVASASDPGAGGPLGIWSFDLGGVAVRMVRTRSSRLQDGLDEAEGRALVRLVELELERFRPQALLTYGGHPANLALMRAARRRGVPVAFHLHNFAYNDRADFAAASAVVTPSEYARRRYARTLGIESTAIPSTIVNERLLVSDRDPRSIVFANPQPAKGAAVLARIAAELDVRRPDIPLLVFEGRGDPKDLEAVAPGLAQLRNLHARPGVADPRDVHREARIVLMPSLVRETFGRVAAEALVNGIPVLASDRGALPETLGDAGFVFTLPAECRPDGGRPPTVRDVAPWVAAIEKIWDDPAFEGRHRALAIREAARWTPDVVAARWLDFFGAVALGG; encoded by the coding sequence ATGCTGCGTCGGCTGCTGTTCGCCTCGGTCCATGGATACGTCGACCCCTCCAGCGGGGCAGCCTGCGCCACGCGGGACGCCCTCGAGCTGCTGGCCTCGCGCGGGGTCGAGTGCCGCGTCGCCTCGACGGGGATCCTTTCCTACGACCGCGCTCGCCCGGTCGAACCGCTGCTCGAGGCTGCCGGCGTCGCGTCGGCGTCCGACCCAGGAGCCGGGGGGCCGCTGGGGATCTGGTCGTTTGACCTCGGCGGCGTCGCCGTCCGGATGGTCCGCACCCGCTCCAGCCGCCTCCAGGACGGCCTCGACGAGGCCGAGGGCCGGGCGCTGGTCCGCCTGGTCGAGCTCGAGCTGGAACGCTTCCGGCCCCAGGCCCTGCTGACCTACGGCGGGCATCCGGCGAACCTCGCCCTGATGCGGGCCGCCCGCCGCCGCGGCGTCCCCGTCGCCTTCCACCTCCACAACTTCGCCTACAACGATCGAGCCGACTTCGCCGCCGCCTCGGCCGTGGTCACGCCCTCGGAATACGCCCGCCGTCGGTACGCCCGGACGCTGGGGATCGAGTCGACGGCGATCCCCTCCACGATCGTCAACGAGCGGCTCCTGGTCTCCGACCGCGACCCTCGGAGTATCGTCTTCGCGAACCCTCAGCCGGCCAAGGGGGCGGCCGTGCTCGCTCGGATCGCCGCCGAACTGGACGTCCGCCGGCCCGACATCCCCTTGCTCGTGTTCGAGGGGAGAGGAGACCCCAAAGACCTCGAGGCGGTCGCCCCCGGCCTCGCGCAGCTGCGCAACCTGCACGCCAGGCCCGGCGTCGCCGATCCCCGGGACGTCCACCGCGAGGCCCGAATCGTCCTCATGCCGTCGCTGGTCCGCGAGACCTTCGGCCGGGTCGCCGCCGAGGCCCTGGTCAACGGGATCCCCGTGCTGGCGAGCGATCGCGGGGCCCTGCCCGAGACGCTGGGCGACGCCGGCTTCGTCTTCACGCTCCCCGCTGAATGCCGGCCCGATGGCGGCCGGCCGCCTACGGTCCGCGACGTCGCCCCCTGGGTCGCCGCGATCGAGAAGATCTGGGACGACCCCGCGTTCGAAGGTCGCCACCGGGCGCTCGCCATCCGCGAGGCCGCGCGATGGACGCCCGACGTCGTCGCCGCTCGCTGGCTGGACTTCTTCGGGGCGGTCGCCCTCGGAGGCTGA